In Campylobacter vicugnae, a genomic segment contains:
- the rbfA gene encoding 30S ribosome-binding factor RbfA has protein sequence MNPAELKRLRTQSILKELIPEALSTLEDEYLKGLCVTDVECKKGRYDAFVYLDKMSFDEKEQAYILSHLKKVSRHIQNHCMAAEGWYRSPNFHFVFDDRLKYQNHMDALFAKVADELQKGKK, from the coding sequence ATGAATCCAGCTGAATTAAAGAGACTTCGCACTCAAAGTATATTAAAAGAGCTTATTCCTGAGGCGTTAAGCACCCTTGAAGATGAGTATCTTAAGGGGCTTTGTGTTACTGATGTTGAGTGTAAAAAGGGTAGATATGATGCATTTGTCTATTTAGATAAGATGAGTTTTGATGAGAAAGAACAAGCCTATATCCTTTCTCATCTTAAAAAGGTAAGTCGCCATATACAAAATCACTGTATGGCAGCTGAAGGTTGGTATAGATCGCCAAATTTTCATTTTGTATTTGATGATAGACTAAAGTATCAAAATCATATGGATGCTCTATTTGCTAAGGTTGCAGATGAGTTGCAAAAGGGTAAAAAGTGA